The Geobacter sp. genome has a window encoding:
- a CDS encoding putative manganese-dependent inorganic diphosphatase, with amino-acid sequence MGKQIYVIGHRNPDTDSVAAAMAYATLKRMQGHTAVTAAMAGAPNPQTRFILERLGLEPPLYLADVHPKVRDVLNPRPITADMALTLKEALELFHRHTIRVLPVVDGQNAPIGIVSLLKLSEKYLVAGTDRKRGVDSSLGSLAACLDATFLSGTSADAVEHLHLFIGAMVEESFSSRISGYDPASLLIMTGDRPSIQQAAIDKGVRLLVVTGGFPVREDLLARARQSGVAVLSTPHDTATAAWLARLSTPLSCFMETKFERIGVAESLEHLRLKLIHSGEPAVIAVEEDGTLAGIATKSSLLAPIPYALILVDHNELTQAVPGAEAVEILEVIDHHKLGNAPTNQPITFLAAPVGSTCTVVASLFREQGVEPEPRIASLLLAGLLSDTVILKSPTTTERDREMVAWLEGRSGLCHETFGKEIFSSCSGFSAYDTPEQAIRADFKHFSAADTLFGIGQVEVVGFDEFFELKETLRQALARIKEQERLNLAGLMVTDIYTETTLFLAEGKNELAHVMGYPQLEPHLYELKGVMSRKKQMVPHLMKVLGAL; translated from the coding sequence ATGGGCAAGCAGATCTATGTCATCGGGCACCGCAATCCGGATACCGATTCCGTTGCGGCGGCCATGGCCTATGCGACACTGAAGCGGATGCAGGGACATACCGCCGTGACCGCTGCCATGGCCGGCGCGCCCAACCCACAGACCCGCTTCATCCTGGAGCGGCTCGGGCTGGAGCCGCCGCTCTACCTGGCGGACGTCCATCCCAAGGTCAGGGATGTCCTCAACCCCCGGCCGATCACCGCCGACATGGCCCTCACCTTGAAGGAGGCCCTGGAACTCTTCCACCGCCACACCATCCGGGTGCTACCGGTGGTCGACGGCCAGAATGCCCCGATTGGCATCGTCTCACTCCTCAAGCTCTCGGAAAAGTACCTGGTTGCGGGAACGGACCGGAAGCGGGGGGTCGACAGCTCGCTCGGCTCGCTGGCCGCCTGCCTGGACGCCACTTTCCTCTCCGGGACCTCTGCCGACGCGGTGGAGCATCTGCACCTCTTCATCGGCGCCATGGTCGAGGAATCCTTTTCCAGCCGGATCAGCGGCTATGACCCTGCGTCGCTCCTGATCATGACCGGCGATCGCCCCTCCATCCAGCAGGCCGCCATCGACAAGGGGGTACGGCTCCTGGTGGTGACCGGCGGTTTCCCGGTGCGGGAGGACCTCCTTGCCCGCGCCCGCCAGTCCGGGGTCGCAGTCCTCTCCACCCCCCATGATACCGCCACGGCTGCCTGGCTGGCCCGGCTTTCCACCCCCCTTTCCTGCTTCATGGAGACGAAATTCGAGCGGATCGGCGTTGCCGAATCCCTGGAGCACCTGCGGCTCAAGCTGATCCATTCCGGGGAGCCGGCCGTGATCGCCGTGGAGGAGGATGGCACCCTGGCCGGGATCGCCACCAAGTCGTCGCTCCTGGCGCCGATCCCCTACGCCCTGATCCTCGTGGACCACAACGAGCTGACCCAGGCGGTGCCGGGGGCCGAGGCGGTGGAGATCCTGGAGGTGATCGACCACCACAAGCTCGGCAATGCGCCCACCAACCAGCCGATTACCTTCCTGGCCGCCCCGGTGGGGAGCACCTGCACCGTGGTCGCCTCCCTCTTCCGGGAACAGGGTGTGGAGCCCGAGCCGCGGATCGCCTCGCTGCTTCTGGCCGGTCTCCTTTCGGACACGGTGATCCTCAAATCCCCCACGACCACCGAGCGGGACAGGGAGATGGTTGCCTGGCTGGAGGGGCGCTCGGGTCTCTGTCACGAGACGTTCGGCAAGGAGATATTCTCCTCCTGCAGCGGTTTCAGCGCCTATGACACCCCTGAACAGGCCATCCGGGCCGATTTCAAGCATTTCTCCGCGGCAGATACCCTGTTCGGCATCGGCCAGGTGGAGGTGGTCGGCTTCGACGAATTCTTCGAGCTCAAGGAGACGCTCCGGCAGGCCCTGGCGCGGATCAAGGAGCAGGAGCGGCTCAATCTCGCCGGCCTGATGGTCACCGACATCTACACCGAGACCACTCTCTTCCTGGCAGAAGGGAAGAACGAGCTGGCCCATGTCATGGGCTATCCCCAGCTGGAACCGCACCTCTACGAGCTGAAGGGAGTCATGTCGCGCAAGAAGCAGATGGTGCCACACCTGATGAAGGTGCTGGGCGCCCTGTAA
- the wrbA gene encoding NAD(P)H:quinone oxidoreductase codes for MNVLVLYYSMYGHIHRMAEAVAEGVREVAGARAVLRRVPETLPPEVLQKMGALEAQKGLAHVPVCTIEELTGYDAIIFGTPTRFGNMCGQMRQFLDATGQIWFTGGLVGKVGSVFTSSATQHGGQESTILTFHTFLLHQGMVIVGLPYTFAGQMRIDEITGGSPYGASTIAGGKGERLPSDNELAAARFQGRHVAEIAAKLAG; via the coding sequence ATGAACGTTCTCGTGCTCTATTACTCCATGTATGGCCATATCCACCGGATGGCCGAGGCTGTTGCCGAAGGGGTCAGGGAGGTGGCGGGCGCCCGTGCCGTCCTGCGCAGGGTTCCGGAGACGCTGCCTCCGGAGGTGCTACAGAAGATGGGTGCCCTGGAGGCGCAGAAGGGGCTCGCCCATGTGCCGGTCTGCACCATCGAAGAGCTGACCGGTTACGATGCGATCATCTTCGGCACACCGACCAGGTTCGGCAACATGTGTGGCCAGATGCGCCAGTTTCTCGATGCAACTGGGCAGATCTGGTTCACCGGAGGGCTGGTCGGCAAGGTCGGGAGCGTCTTCACCAGCTCCGCCACCCAGCATGGCGGCCAGGAGTCGACCATCCTCACCTTCCATACCTTCCTCCTGCACCAGGGTATGGTGATCGTCGGGCTCCCCTATACCTTTGCCGGCCAGATGCGGATCGACGAAATCACCGGCGGGAGCCCCTATGGCGCCTCCACCATCGCCGGCGGCAAGGGGGAGCGGCTCCCCAGCGACAATGAACTGGCTGCAGCCCGCTTCCAGGGGCGGCATGTTGCGGAAATAGCGGCCAAACTGGCAGGCTGA
- a CDS encoding carbamate kinase, translating into MSRNETKPLLLVALGGNALIRPGEAGTAEEQLANLQGPMRQLAGLADPFRLIITHGNGPQVGNLLLQQECAPEVPRLPLEILVAQTQGQIGYMIESTLDSALAEAGLKKNLVSLISYVVVDEQDPAFAAPTKPIGPCYSAERAAALPFPTVATPCGFRRIVASPQPLTVVEKEEIRRLMEMDFIVTCCGGGGIPVIKEGRAFHGVDAVIDKDLASACLAAEIGVDILVIATDVPGVALGFGTPEERYLDRMTLADARRLLAAGLLPAGSMGPKVEAMTRFLDNGGKRGVICHLDRIAAAVAGEAGTQFIGD; encoded by the coding sequence ATGAGCCGGAATGAGACGAAACCGTTACTACTGGTGGCCCTGGGGGGAAATGCGCTGATCCGTCCCGGTGAGGCGGGAACCGCCGAGGAACAGCTCGCCAACCTGCAGGGACCCATGCGCCAGCTTGCTGGGCTGGCAGATCCGTTCAGGCTGATCATTACCCACGGCAACGGCCCCCAGGTGGGCAATCTCCTGCTGCAGCAGGAGTGCGCACCGGAAGTCCCCCGCCTCCCCCTGGAGATCCTGGTTGCCCAGACCCAGGGGCAGATCGGCTACATGATCGAATCGACACTCGACTCGGCCCTTGCCGAGGCAGGCCTGAAGAAAAACCTGGTCAGCCTGATCAGCTATGTGGTGGTGGACGAACAGGACCCCGCCTTTGCCGCGCCCACCAAGCCGATCGGCCCCTGCTACAGCGCCGAACGGGCAGCAGCACTCCCTTTTCCCACTGTGGCGACCCCCTGCGGCTTCCGGCGGATCGTGGCTTCACCTCAGCCGTTGACCGTGGTGGAAAAGGAGGAGATCCGCAGACTGATGGAGATGGACTTCATCGTCACCTGTTGCGGCGGCGGCGGAATCCCGGTTATCAAAGAAGGACGGGCCTTTCACGGCGTCGACGCCGTGATCGACAAAGACCTGGCCAGCGCCTGCCTGGCGGCCGAGATAGGGGTGGATATCCTGGTGATCGCCACCGACGTGCCAGGGGTGGCACTGGGGTTCGGTACGCCGGAGGAGCGCTATCTCGACCGGATGACCCTGGCGGATGCCAGGCGCCTGCTGGCGGCCGGGCTGCTCCCTGCCGGCTCAATGGGCCCCAAGGTGGAGGCCATGACCCGGTTTCTCGACAACGGCGGGAAGCGGGGGGTGATCTGCCACCTGGACCGGATCGCGGCAGCCGTGGCAGGAGAAGCGGGAACGCAGTTCATCGGAGACTGA
- a CDS encoding GTPase gives MEQAGEHKPPHHGNGADPTRVIIMGAAGRDFHNFNCCFRSNGAYRVVAFTAAQIPYIDRRRYPAALAGPLYPRGIPIHPEEELQELIRRHRVEQVVFSYSDISHQELMHTASAVLSWGADFRLLSPPATMLRSRRPVVSVCAVRTGCGKSQVVRYLCQILLEKGIKPVVVRHPMPYGDLVQQEVERFVESADLERYQCTIEEREEYEHLLECGAVVYAGVDYGKILKRAEKEARVIIWDGGNNDLPFYRPDLEIVVADPLRPGHETSYFPGEVNLRRASLIVVNKVNAALPADLAQVEDAIRRTNPQATVVRTASLVSCAEGERARGKRVLVIEDGPTVTHGSMPAGAGLAAARQFGAAEVVDPRPWAVGSLKEVYARYPHIGSVLPAMGYRPEQVDDLSATIDQVPCDLVLAATPIDLAQLVTSREPILRVGYAIAEIDGTPLRDAFLRFLTACDPGKTAPEAR, from the coding sequence ATGGAACAGGCAGGAGAGCACAAGCCCCCCCACCACGGCAACGGCGCGGACCCCACCCGGGTGATCATCATGGGCGCCGCGGGCCGCGATTTCCACAACTTCAATTGCTGCTTCCGGTCGAACGGAGCCTACCGGGTCGTGGCCTTCACCGCGGCCCAGATCCCCTACATCGACCGGCGAAGGTACCCCGCAGCACTGGCCGGGCCGCTCTATCCGCGGGGCATCCCGATCCACCCGGAAGAGGAGCTGCAGGAGCTGATCCGCCGGCACCGGGTCGAGCAGGTGGTCTTTTCCTACAGCGACATCTCCCACCAGGAGCTGATGCATACCGCCTCGGCGGTCCTCTCCTGGGGAGCGGACTTCCGACTGCTAAGCCCTCCGGCCACCATGCTCCGGAGCAGGCGCCCGGTCGTCTCGGTCTGCGCCGTCCGTACCGGCTGCGGCAAGAGCCAGGTGGTCCGCTATCTCTGTCAGATCCTGCTGGAAAAGGGGATCAAGCCGGTGGTCGTCCGTCACCCCATGCCCTACGGCGACCTGGTGCAGCAGGAGGTGGAACGCTTCGTCGAATCGGCAGACCTGGAGCGCTACCAATGCACCATCGAGGAACGGGAGGAGTACGAACACCTGCTGGAATGCGGCGCCGTGGTCTACGCAGGGGTGGACTACGGAAAGATCCTGAAGAGAGCCGAAAAAGAGGCCAGGGTCATCATCTGGGACGGCGGCAACAACGACCTCCCCTTCTACCGGCCTGACCTGGAGATCGTGGTGGCAGACCCGCTCCGGCCGGGGCACGAGACATCCTACTTCCCCGGCGAGGTGAACCTGCGCCGGGCCTCACTGATCGTGGTGAACAAGGTGAATGCCGCGCTCCCCGCCGATCTGGCGCAGGTCGAGGATGCCATCCGGAGAACGAACCCTCAAGCAACGGTGGTGCGAACGGCATCGCTGGTCTCCTGCGCTGAGGGGGAACGGGCACGGGGGAAGCGGGTGCTGGTGATCGAGGACGGGCCGACCGTGACGCACGGTTCCATGCCTGCCGGCGCCGGACTGGCCGCCGCGCGGCAGTTCGGTGCAGCCGAGGTCGTCGATCCGCGACCATGGGCGGTCGGATCGCTCAAAGAGGTCTATGCCCGCTACCCGCATATCGGCAGCGTGCTCCCGGCCATGGGCTACCGGCCGGAACAGGTTGACGACCTGTCAGCGACCATCGATCAGGTCCCGTGCGACCTGGTGCTGGCGGCAACCCCCATCGACCTGGCGCAACTGGTCACAAGCAGGGAACCGATCCTGCGGGTCGGCTACGCGATTGCGGAAATCGATGGTACCCCGTTGCGGGACGCCTTTCTCCGCTTTCTCACCGCCTGCGACCCCGGCAAAACGGCGCCGGAAGCCAGATGA
- a CDS encoding DEAD/DEAH box helicase produces MHFQQFNFDPRVAAGIKAAGYQTPTPIQLQAIPPVLKGEDVMGLAQTGTGKTAAFALPILHRLMKGARGTVRALVVAPTRELAEQIHQAFEALGKETRLRSMTLYGGVGVSPQVQKLKRGVEIVVACPGRLLDHLNQGNIDLSRLEVLVLDEADQMFDMGFLPDIRRILQRLPADRQTLLFSATMPTEIRGLAQEILRAPVTVQVGATTAATTVSHALYPVTQHLKTPLLLEILRKTDTESVLVFTRTKHRAKRLGEQLEKAGYRAASLQGNLSQNKRQAALDGFRDGSYQILVATDIAARGIDVSLISHVINYDIPDTPEAYIHRIGRTGRAAKSGDAYTMVTAEDGAMVRAIERLLHDTIERRTLEGFDYAVPAPRSDVEFSRAPRPPRGGQQAGAKKNASSFPGKGAAPGQAKGGGQQPRQHGTNQRSGGASSRSTQPRQGR; encoded by the coding sequence ATGCATTTTCAGCAATTCAACTTCGACCCCAGGGTCGCAGCCGGCATCAAGGCTGCCGGTTACCAGACACCGACCCCGATCCAGCTTCAGGCGATCCCCCCCGTTCTCAAGGGAGAGGATGTGATGGGGCTGGCTCAGACGGGTACCGGTAAGACTGCCGCCTTTGCCCTGCCGATCCTGCATCGCCTGATGAAAGGGGCGCGGGGCACGGTCCGGGCGCTCGTCGTCGCCCCCACCCGCGAGCTGGCAGAGCAGATCCACCAAGCCTTCGAGGCGCTGGGGAAGGAGACCCGCCTGCGGAGCATGACGCTTTACGGTGGAGTCGGTGTTTCGCCCCAGGTGCAGAAGCTGAAGCGGGGGGTGGAGATTGTCGTGGCCTGTCCGGGCAGGCTCCTCGATCACCTGAACCAGGGGAACATCGACCTTTCGCGGCTTGAGGTCCTGGTGCTGGACGAGGCTGACCAGATGTTCGACATGGGCTTTCTCCCCGATATCCGGCGCATCCTGCAGCGCCTTCCCGCTGACCGGCAGACCCTGCTCTTTTCGGCCACCATGCCGACCGAGATCAGGGGGTTGGCGCAGGAGATCCTCCGCGCTCCGGTTACGGTCCAGGTAGGGGCGACCACGGCGGCAACCACGGTCAGCCATGCCCTCTACCCTGTGACACAGCACCTGAAGACCCCGCTGCTCCTGGAGATCCTGCGTAAAACCGATACCGAATCAGTGCTGGTCTTCACCCGCACCAAGCACCGGGCCAAGCGTCTCGGCGAGCAGCTGGAAAAGGCCGGCTACCGGGCAGCCTCCCTGCAGGGAAACCTCTCCCAGAACAAGCGGCAGGCGGCCCTGGACGGTTTTCGCGACGGCAGCTACCAGATCCTGGTGGCAACTGATATCGCGGCCAGAGGGATTGACGTTTCACTCATTTCCCACGTGATCAATTACGATATCCCTGATACTCCGGAGGCATATATCCACCGCATCGGCCGGACCGGCCGCGCGGCCAAAAGCGGCGACGCCTATACCATGGTAACTGCCGAAGACGGTGCCATGGTCCGTGCCATCGAGCGCCTGCTGCACGATACCATCGAGCGGCGGACCCTGGAAGGGTTTGACTACGCAGTTCCGGCACCCCGTTCCGACGTGGAATTCTCCCGTGCTCCAAGACCCCCGCGTGGTGGTCAGCAGGCCGGGGCGAAGAAGAATGCCTCCTCTTTCCCCGGCAAGGGAGCTGCTCCCGGCCAGGCAAAGGGTGGCGGGCAGCAGCCGCGACAGCATGGCACGAACCAGCGCAGCGGTGGCGCATCCTCCCGGAGCACCCAGCCGCGGCAGGGGAGATGA
- a CDS encoding diguanylate cyclase produces MQDIFVKSLMTTEVAVTPPAADLMDVIQTMLASHYSCMVVTDEDVPVGIVTERDFIRLLAERDDRSIRALKVRDVMSRPLIAVGEDTTLFDALVMITSRNVRHVPVVDGDGKLSGLVTLTDLAKSHFQVYEKQREIIEHSITARTRQLLEANEKLKALSMVDPLMGIGNRRAMEVDLAYSHAQSVRYSRDYSVALFDIDFFKAYNDCYGHLAGDMALRKVAEHLQIRIRKSDRLYRYGGEEILLLLPETPLAGAEILVGRLLEGLAALHIPHQMSTHKVLTMSCGIACQAAEGSKGKGWNDVVALADRCLYQAKQSGRNRYAGTELQSITDAIKSCLRGFEGSPAFSGG; encoded by the coding sequence ATGCAAGACATTTTCGTGAAGAGTCTGATGACCACCGAGGTTGCCGTTACCCCGCCGGCTGCGGACCTGATGGATGTGATCCAGACCATGCTCGCCAGCCACTATTCCTGCATGGTGGTCACCGACGAGGATGTCCCGGTGGGGATCGTCACGGAACGGGACTTCATCCGGCTGCTGGCGGAACGGGACGATCGCTCCATCAGGGCATTGAAGGTGCGTGATGTCATGTCCCGCCCGCTGATTGCCGTTGGCGAAGATACCACGCTGTTCGATGCGCTGGTCATGATCACCTCCCGCAACGTGCGCCATGTTCCGGTGGTGGATGGCGATGGCAAGCTGTCAGGGCTGGTGACGCTGACCGATCTCGCCAAGTCGCATTTCCAGGTATATGAAAAGCAGCGGGAGATCATCGAGCACTCCATTACCGCCCGGACCAGGCAGCTTCTGGAGGCCAACGAGAAGCTCAAGGCGCTTTCCATGGTGGACCCGCTCATGGGGATCGGCAATCGACGCGCCATGGAGGTCGATCTGGCTTATTCCCACGCCCAGTCGGTCCGCTACAGCAGGGACTATTCGGTGGCGCTCTTCGACATAGATTTCTTCAAGGCCTATAATGATTGCTACGGCCATTTGGCCGGGGACATGGCGTTGCGCAAGGTCGCCGAGCATCTCCAGATCCGCATCCGCAAGTCGGACCGGCTCTACCGCTATGGCGGCGAAGAGATCCTGTTGCTCCTGCCGGAAACCCCCTTGGCAGGGGCCGAGATCCTGGTCGGCAGGCTGCTTGAGGGGCTTGCTGCACTGCACATCCCCCATCAGATGAGCACCCACAAGGTGCTGACCATGAGTTGCGGGATAGCCTGCCAGGCAGCCGAGGGGTCGAAGGGGAAAGGGTGGAACGACGTGGTGGCGCTGGCGGACCGCTGCCTTTACCAGGCTAAGCAGTCCGGGCGCAACCGCTATGCCGGAACAGAGCTGCAGAGCATCACCGATGCCATAAAATCGTGCCTGCGCGGTTTTGAAGGAAGTCCGGCCTTCTCCGGGGGGTAA
- a CDS encoding zinc/iron-chelating domain-containing protein — protein sequence MWQEILDKVREGQEQLDRMGSDWCNGYTAGGGRIFCAKGCRSCCNLVVNATFPEARRIAETVTELQAKRIRTHVERLRACVQGVTDLKAYLRLHRQQIGFCPLLDDEGACGVYLDRPFSCRALLSTKESRWCGADFAALSPAEKSAYIDSLDRAAVSFPLHYVAATQDEGMRQESTILREMAVRFGCSLYGNLPLLVHLEYEHGLSECLSRGGDAAERLLEKEGVASPFLLVLDHRQD from the coding sequence ATGTGGCAGGAGATTCTGGACAAGGTCCGTGAGGGGCAGGAGCAGCTCGACCGGATGGGCAGTGACTGGTGCAATGGCTATACTGCCGGAGGGGGGCGAATCTTCTGCGCGAAGGGATGCCGGAGCTGCTGCAATCTCGTGGTGAATGCCACCTTTCCCGAAGCTCGCCGCATCGCAGAAACCGTGACCGAACTGCAGGCCAAAAGGATCAGGACCCATGTGGAGCGTCTCCGGGCTTGCGTCCAGGGGGTCACTGACCTGAAAGCCTATCTCCGGCTGCATCGGCAGCAGATCGGCTTCTGCCCGCTCTTGGATGACGAAGGTGCATGCGGCGTCTACCTGGATCGACCCTTTTCCTGTCGCGCCCTTCTCTCCACCAAGGAGAGCCGCTGGTGCGGCGCGGACTTTGCCGCACTCTCCCCGGCGGAGAAGTCCGCATACATCGACAGCCTGGACCGGGCAGCGGTATCGTTTCCCCTCCATTACGTGGCAGCAACGCAGGATGAAGGGATGCGACAGGAATCCACCATCCTGCGGGAGATGGCGGTTCGCTTCGGGTGCTCGCTCTACGGTAACCTCCCGCTGCTCGTCCACCTCGAATACGAGCACGGGCTAAGCGAATGCCTCTCCCGTGGCGGGGATGCGGCCGAACGGCTGCTGGAAAAGGAAGGGGTTGCTTCGCCGTTTCTGCTGGTGCTCGACCATCGCCAGGACTGA
- a CDS encoding cold-shock protein, with protein MTTGKVKWFNDSKGFGFLEQEQGDDVFVHFSAITGNGFKSLAEGDRVQFEIVKGPKGLQAANVTKI; from the coding sequence ATGACGACAGGAAAAGTAAAGTGGTTCAACGACAGCAAGGGGTTCGGTTTTCTTGAGCAGGAGCAGGGCGATGACGTTTTCGTGCACTTCTCTGCCATTACGGGCAACGGATTCAAGTCCCTTGCCGAAGGCGACAGGGTTCAGTTTGAAATCGTCAAAGGCCCCAAAGGGCTGCAGGCGGCAAACGTCACCAAAATCTAA
- a CDS encoding zinc ribbon domain-containing protein: MPVYEFYCSDCHMIFNFLSRRVNTDRQPDCPKCGRPALERQVSRFAVSKNRPENTGDGMPDIDEAQMEKAMQAMAGEMEGMDENDPRQMARLMRKLSEATGLNLGDGMEEAIRRLEKGEDPEKIEAEMGDLFDEENPFGTGGIKGVRRKYIPPAHDDTLYTL; the protein is encoded by the coding sequence ATGCCGGTATATGAGTTTTATTGCAGCGACTGTCACATGATCTTCAACTTTCTCTCTCGCCGGGTGAATACCGACCGGCAACCGGACTGCCCCAAGTGCGGCAGACCCGCACTGGAACGGCAGGTATCCCGCTTTGCCGTCTCGAAAAACCGGCCGGAGAATACCGGCGACGGGATGCCGGACATTGACGAGGCCCAGATGGAAAAGGCCATGCAGGCCATGGCCGGTGAAATGGAGGGGATGGACGAAAATGATCCCCGTCAGATGGCCCGACTCATGCGAAAACTGTCCGAAGCAACCGGCCTGAACCTGGGTGACGGCATGGAAGAGGCGATCAGGCGCCTGGAAAAGGGAGAAGATCCGGAAAAGATCGAAGCCGAGATGGGGGATCTGTTCGATGAGGAGAACCCGTTCGGCACGGGAGGAATCAAGGGGGTGCGCCGGAAGTACATCCCGCCGGCCCACGACGACACTCTCTATACCCTCTGA
- a CDS encoding YkgJ family cysteine cluster protein, with protein sequence MLFPGTVKTKKHGMLLDQPADDDDRCRDCDGACCRAFPSVDLSWGEYEQLRMLGATRLQFSIFGPHKLIIDNGCEFLVNGRCSIYAHRPDVCRRFICTDE encoded by the coding sequence ATGCTATTCCCCGGCACGGTAAAGACCAAGAAACACGGCATGCTGCTGGATCAGCCTGCCGATGACGATGACCGCTGCAGAGACTGCGACGGGGCCTGCTGTAGGGCATTCCCGAGCGTCGACCTCTCATGGGGCGAGTACGAGCAGCTCAGGATGCTGGGTGCCACTCGCCTCCAGTTCTCCATCTTCGGCCCGCACAAGCTGATCATCGACAATGGCTGCGAATTCCTCGTCAATGGCAGGTGTTCCATCTACGCGCATCGCCCGGACGTCTGCCGGCGCTTCATCTGCACCGACGAATGA
- a CDS encoding MFS transporter has translation MTGSRGSRLFSGLSGNVLVLGVVSFLTDVSSEMIYPLLPLFLTTVLGAGPAFLGIIEGVAESTAAFLKLFSGVVTDRTGNRKGLVLFGYGISSLARPLVAFAGSAAAVLAIRCTDRVGKGIRTSPRDALIVDSVTPDSRGLAYGFHRSMDHAGALVGPLLASLIMYTLTRDLRTVFLCAFIPGMLAVALIAVKVREVPRQLPLTNHRAVLSTLPAGRLRNYLAAIVIFTLGNSSDAFLLLKASQAGMPATRIGLLWSFFHLVKMASSLPFGSLSDRIGRQKVIVAGWVVYATAYAGFALAATEAQIWLLFGLYGLFYGFTEGTEKAFVADLARVEERGAAFGWYHFCVGIGALPASILFGAVWQTLGSRAAFAIGALLALAATVVLVAGVRPQRDCTSR, from the coding sequence ATGACCGGTTCCCGCGGATCGCGCCTCTTTTCCGGGCTCTCCGGCAACGTGCTGGTGCTGGGTGTGGTGAGCTTCCTCACCGATGTCTCCAGCGAGATGATCTACCCGCTTCTCCCCCTCTTCCTTACCACGGTCCTGGGGGCCGGCCCCGCCTTTCTCGGCATCATCGAAGGGGTTGCCGAGTCCACCGCCGCATTCCTCAAGCTCTTCTCCGGGGTCGTGACCGACCGCACCGGCAACCGCAAGGGACTGGTGCTGTTCGGCTACGGGATCTCCTCCCTGGCCCGGCCCCTGGTCGCCTTTGCCGGGTCGGCCGCCGCGGTCCTCGCCATCCGCTGCACCGACCGGGTCGGCAAGGGGATCCGCACCTCGCCGCGGGACGCCCTCATCGTCGACTCCGTCACCCCCGACAGCCGCGGCCTGGCCTACGGCTTTCATCGCTCCATGGACCATGCCGGGGCCCTGGTCGGCCCCCTGCTGGCCTCCCTCATCATGTACACCCTGACCCGGGACCTGCGCACGGTCTTTCTCTGCGCCTTCATTCCCGGCATGCTGGCAGTGGCGCTCATCGCCGTGAAGGTCCGCGAGGTGCCGCGCCAGCTCCCTCTCACCAACCACCGTGCCGTGCTCTCCACCCTCCCGGCCGGCAGACTGCGGAACTACCTGGCCGCCATTGTCATCTTCACCCTCGGCAACTCCTCCGACGCCTTCCTCCTCCTCAAGGCCTCCCAGGCCGGGATGCCGGCGACGCGCATCGGCCTGCTCTGGTCCTTCTTCCACCTGGTCAAGATGGCCTCCTCCCTCCCCTTCGGCTCCCTCTCCGACCGGATCGGGCGGCAGAAGGTGATCGTCGCGGGGTGGGTGGTCTATGCCACTGCCTACGCCGGCTTCGCCCTGGCCGCGACCGAGGCGCAGATATGGCTCCTGTTCGGCCTGTACGGCCTCTTCTACGGATTCACCGAGGGGACGGAGAAGGCCTTTGTCGCCGATCTGGCCAGGGTCGAAGAGCGGGGGGCCGCGTTCGGCTGGTACCACTTCTGCGTCGGCATCGGCGCCCTCCCGGCTAGCATCCTCTTCGGCGCCGTCTGGCAGACCCTGGGAAGCCGGGCAGCCTTTGCCATCGGCGCCCTCCTGGCGTTGGCGGCCACCGTCGTCCTGGTGGCGGGGGTACGGCCGCAGCGGGACTGTACCAGCCGCTGA